The Acidimicrobiia bacterium genome has a segment encoding these proteins:
- a CDS encoding acyl-CoA carboxylase subunit beta yields the protein MGTEERIENLRLLREEALHAGSQRAVDRQHEQGKLTARERIELLLDKGSFQEIDMFVRHQASGFGIEEKRPAGDAVVTGWGTVDGRTVFVFAEDFTVFGGSLGRAVSDKIVKVMDLAMQVGAPIVGLKDSGGARIQEGVASLAGYGEIFERNTRASGVIPQISIIMGPCAGGAVYSPAITDFVYQIDGTSHLFITGPDVIKAVTAEEVTMEDLGGAHAHAGISGVTHFVATDEEDALEQVRYLLSFLPQSNMEVPPYFTPTDPPDRMDDELDAMIPDSPNQPYDMVELIERIVDDGAFYQVHQDFAQNIVVGLGRLDGYTVGLVGNQPASLAGTLDISASEKAARFVRFCDAFNIPLVTFVDVPGFLPGVDQEHNGIIRHGAKLLYAYSESTVPRVTVITRKAYGGAYVVMNSRGIRADLVLAWPSAEIAVMGARGAVNVIFRRELAGADDTESKRAELIADYEDKFANPYRAAELGLVDEVIEPRETRPKLIRALEMLRNKREELPPKKHGNIPL from the coding sequence CGACCGCCAGCACGAGCAGGGCAAGCTGACTGCCCGCGAGCGCATCGAGCTCCTGCTCGACAAAGGCTCGTTCCAGGAAATCGACATGTTCGTCCGTCATCAGGCGTCCGGTTTCGGTATCGAAGAGAAGCGGCCGGCGGGGGATGCCGTGGTCACGGGTTGGGGCACCGTCGACGGGCGCACCGTCTTCGTGTTCGCAGAAGACTTCACCGTGTTCGGCGGCAGCCTGGGCCGGGCGGTGAGCGACAAGATCGTCAAGGTCATGGACCTGGCCATGCAGGTCGGAGCTCCCATCGTCGGGTTGAAGGATTCCGGCGGCGCCCGGATTCAGGAAGGTGTCGCTTCCCTGGCAGGGTACGGCGAGATATTCGAGCGCAACACCAGAGCGTCCGGCGTTATCCCCCAGATCTCGATAATCATGGGCCCGTGTGCCGGCGGGGCCGTCTATTCGCCTGCCATAACCGACTTCGTCTATCAGATCGACGGAACAAGCCACCTCTTCATCACCGGACCGGACGTGATCAAGGCCGTCACCGCCGAGGAAGTCACGATGGAAGACCTCGGAGGCGCCCACGCCCATGCCGGGATATCGGGAGTCACCCACTTCGTCGCAACGGACGAGGAGGACGCCCTGGAGCAGGTGCGGTACCTCCTCTCGTTCCTCCCTCAGAGCAACATGGAGGTACCCCCCTACTTCACGCCGACGGACCCGCCCGATCGAATGGACGACGAACTCGACGCGATGATCCCCGATTCGCCGAATCAGCCCTACGACATGGTCGAGCTCATCGAACGCATCGTCGACGACGGCGCCTTCTATCAGGTACATCAGGACTTCGCGCAGAACATCGTGGTCGGGCTCGGCCGCCTCGACGGCTACACGGTGGGGCTGGTCGGCAACCAACCTGCCTCGCTCGCCGGAACCCTCGACATCTCCGCCAGCGAGAAGGCAGCCCGATTCGTCCGGTTCTGCGACGCCTTCAACATCCCTCTCGTCACCTTCGTAGATGTCCCCGGTTTCCTGCCGGGCGTCGACCAGGAACACAACGGCATCATCCGTCACGGCGCCAAACTCCTCTACGCATACAGCGAGTCCACCGTTCCGCGGGTCACGGTCATCACTCGCAAGGCTTATGGGGGCGCCTACGTGGTCATGAACTCGCGTGGCATCCGGGCCGACCTGGTTCTCGCCTGGCCGTCTGCTGAGATCGCCGTGATGGGCGCCCGGGGTGCGGTCAACGTGATCTTCCGCCGTGAGCTGGCCGGGGCCGACGACACCGAGTCCAAGCGGGCGGAACTCATTGCCGACTACGAGGACAAGTTCGCGAACCCGTATCGGGCGGCCGAGCTCGGGCTGGTCGACGAGGTGATCGAACCACGCGAGACGAGACCGAAACTGATCAGGGCGCTGGAAATGCTCCGCAACAAGCGCGAGGAACTCCCGCCCAAGAAACACGGGAACATCCCACTATGA